In Populus alba chromosome 9, ASM523922v2, whole genome shotgun sequence, a genomic segment contains:
- the LOC118053787 gene encoding scarecrow-like protein 33: protein MNPVFKDPTADTVLKCISQILMEEESNEQTFIARDFSLRAAEKPFSDILDPKSSSPDSEVSDPNQIIKTVSTHCCNIYGCNSSETAGNMVVSRFIHNREAPSVNYTVPLSLQVNSPPFFPESVFQTFPEQVDSSVNVALGASQLDVLFQGGTEETWEFHHQANEMILDFENNKVTPVKATKEKNYWDHSACELKERKNHYKVEKNSETRRNKHSSSVYAEAAEQYGMFAEVFPSSGGDDEPVWLNLNETFQNGPGMIPYLKEQSRGSNHGMLFRKNHVSCRELVDTRTLLIHCAEAVASNDHGSALELLTQIRQHSTPFGDGSQRLAHCFSNALEARMAGNGSQVYANLAANRMQSECILKARRRFISASPFMVMSNLFSTQTIMDLSENAARLHIINFGILYDFPWPSLIQHLSVRPGGPPVLRITGIEFPQTGYRSAETVEEIGLYLASYCDKFNVPFEYNAISQKWENFQLEDLKIDRDEVTVVSSLYRFRHLLDETVVLNGHRNAVLNLIKRINPAVFIHGIVNGAYNSPFFVSRFREALFYFSSLFDMLETITAREDPERLVFEQEVFGKEILNVIACEGCDRIERPEKYKQWQARNVRAGLRQLPLKEGIVEKVREQVKSSHHKDFLMDQDGQWMLHGWKGRILFAISCWKSAQPGN, encoded by the coding sequence ATGAACCCAGTTTTTAAAGATCCTACAGCTGATACTGTTTTGAAGTGCATCAGCCAGATTCTTATGGAAGAAGAGTCCAATGAACAAACCTTTATTGCACGGGACTTTTCTCTTCGGGCTGCTGAAAAACCCTTTTCTGATATCCTTGATCCGAAAAGTTCCTCGCCAGACAGTGAAGTATCCGAtccaaatcaaattataaagacTGTTAGTACTCACTGTTGCAATATTTATGGTTGTAACAGCTCCGAGACAGCTGGCAACATGGTTGTGTCCAGATTCATACACAATAGAGAAGCTCCGTCTGTTAACTACACTGTCCCGTTGAGTTTGCAGGTCAATTCACCTCCATTTTTTCCTGAAAGCGTTTTTCAAACTTTCCCTGAGCAGGTGGATTCTTCTGTAAATGTAGCCCTTGGTGCGAGCCAATTGGATGTGTTGTTTCAGGGAGGGACAGAAGAGACTTGGGAATTTCATCATCAGGCAAATGAAATGATTCTTGAttttgaaaacaacaaagtgACTCCAGTCAAGGCGActaaagagaaaaattattgggatcacTCGGCATGTGAGctgaaggaaagaaagaatcaTTACAAGGTGGAGAAGAATTCAGAAACGAGGAGAAATAAGCACTCTTCATCAGTTTATGCTGAAGCAGCTGAGCAATATGGAATGTTTGCTGAGGTATTTCCGTCTAGTGGTGGAGATGACGAGCCAGTTTGGTTAAACCTTAATGAAACATTTCAAAATGGTCCAGGTATGATACCTTATCTAAAAGAACAATCAAGAGGATCTAATCATGGAATGCTCTTCAGGAAGAACCACGTTAGCTGCAGGGAATTGGTCGATACGAGGACTCTTCTGATACACTGTGCAGAAGCTGTAGCAAGCAACGATCACGGGAGTGCACTTGAACTATTAACACAGATTAGGCAGCATTCTACTCCTTTTGGTGATGGATCTCAGAGGCTGGCCCATTGCTTTTCTAATGCCCTAGAGGCTCGCATGGCTGGCAATGGAAGTCAGGTATATGCAAATCTTGCTGCTAACAGGATGCAATCCGAATGCATATTAAAAGCTCGCAGACGATTTATTTCAGCTAGCCCTTTCATGGTCATGTCGAATCTCTTCTCAACGCAAACTATCATGGACCTTTCTGAAAATGCAGCAAGGCTGCACATCATAAATTTCGGTATTCTCTATGATTTCCCATGGCCTTCCTTAATTCAGCATCTCTCAGTGAGACCTGGTGGTCCTCCTGTGCTTCGCATCACCGGAATAGAGTTTCCCCAGACTGGTTACAGGTCAGCAGAAACAGTTGAAGAAATAGGACTTTACTTGGCAAGTTATTGTGATAAATTTAATGTCCCTTTCGAGTATAATGCGATATCACAAAAATGGGAAAATTTCCAACTCGAGGACCTCAAGATCGACAGAGATGAAGTAACTGTTGTGAGCAGTTTATACAGGTTTCGGCACCTCCTTGATGAGACAGTAGTCTTGAACGGTCATAGGAATGCTGTTCTTAACTTAATTAAGAGGATTAATCCAGCTGTCTTCATTCATGGGATCGTTAACGGGGCTTACAATTCTCCTTTCTTCGTTTCGCGTTTCCGGGAAGCCCTCTTCTACTTCTCATCATTGTTTGATATGCTCGAAACCATTACAGCCCGTGAAGATCCAGAGAGGTTGGTGTTTGAACAAGAGGTATTTGGAAAGGAAATCCTGAATGTCATAGCATGTGAAGGATGTGACAGAATCGAAAGGCCAGAGAAATATAAGCAGTGGCAGGCTCGGAATGTGAGGGCTGGGCTCAGGCAGCTCCCACTGAAAGAAGGGATCGTGGAAAAAGTGAGAGAACAAGTGAAGTCAAGTCATCACAAGGATTTTCTGATGGATCAGGATGGTCAGTGGATGCTTCACGGATGGAAAGGCAGAATCCTATTTGCCATTTCCTGCTGGAAATCTGCCCAACCAGGAAATTAA